The following is a genomic window from Parvularculales bacterium.
GAGCAAAAAATGCGGCAGAAGAATTGGGAGAGAACGCTCTTGCCATGCATTTTGACGCTGCGGATATTGCTTCTGTAGAATCTTTGGCCGATCAGGCGTGGGAAGCAACCGGCGGGATTGATTTTGTCTTTGCCAATGCCGGCGTTAGCTCCAATGCGCCCTTATTGCAGGCCGAAGCCGTTGCCTTTGACTGGCTTATGAATGTCAATGTACGCGGCGTTTGGGCAACCGGCAAAGCGTTCATTAACAAAATGATTGCAGCCGAACGCACCGGCCACCTCACCATCACTGCCTCCGAGCATTCGCTTGGTCTGCAACACGCAGGAGCCGGATTTTATACGGCGTCCAAACATGCGGTTCTAGGACTGGCCGAAGTCATGCGTGCGGAGTTGCCGGAAAATATTGGTATTTCGGTTTTTTGCCCCGGTCTGGTTGAAACAAATATATATGATGCCGGTCGCTTCGGCGTTCTTCCGCCAGCCCCTGAAGAAATGAAGGCTTTTGGAGCCGCCATTATGAGTAAAGGCATGGCGCCGGATATTGTGGCGCGGGCGGCCGTTAACGGCACGGAAAAGGGTGCCTTTTATATTGTGACCCATCCGACGGCGTTTGCTGCGGCTGAAAAACGCTTCAACGAGATAAAGCAGGCGTTTGATGATCAGGCGCCAATGACCGATCATGCTAAGCGCTATGATGTGAATACAGTCGTTGCGGAGGTATTGGACGAATTGAGTTGAAAATTTTCAGGCAGCACTGTTCTTCATTGGAAGAAATTTTATCAATCTCTCCCATTCGGCGTTCGCCTCAATATCCTGCGCCCGCCAATGATCAACTATGGCACCATCTGGTCGAACCAGAACCAGTTCGTCATCCATATAAACTCCCGAGTCGTCTGTTTTTGGCAAAATGCGTAGGGCAATCGGAAAAATTTTCTCAAGCTTATCGACACAATCTTGCCAACGCTCAATAATTACGCTTCTTCCTGTGATAAGAACATATCTATCAGAAAACCAGTCATGCACTGATTTTTGTTTTTCATCGTCAAGCCAGATATGAGGCACACGCCGTCCATTTCTAACCGCCGGTATGAAATCTGAAACCGCATCTTCGACACTGGGAGGGTCTTTGCTCTCGGGTGCGACCAGATCCGACAGAATTTCGTGTCCTAAAATAATATTGTCATAATCTGCATATCGGCGTGTTGCCATTTTACCTTCACTTGTATCCTCGCCGGTCAATATTGCCCCTATAAGCCCACGCATACCCTCAGTGGTGTCTACCCCGTGGGCAATGCGTTTGAGCGCGGCCGGCTTCATCTCCTCTTCGTATGTATCAAGAATATCGACCTTGGCCTGCCCGCGTAGTACATAGGCCAGTTTCCATGCCAAATTGCGCGCGCCGGCAAAGCCTATATTATTTCCCATACCGCCTGTCGGCAGGGATACATGGGCGGCGTCACCAGCCAGAAAAATCCGCCCCTCTCTGAATTTTGTCGTGCAGCCTGGCGTCGGCTGCCAATGCCCGATGCTGGTAATATCAATCTCAACATTTTCATCCCCGACCGCCAGCCTGATGCGGGATAAAATTTCAGCTTTGCTTAGGTCGTTCTCATGCGGTTTAAAGATTTGGCAACGCCACCGACGCACACCGTCAAGCGGCTGGAATGCCAGAACCCCTTGCGGGGTGGCACAATAGAGCAATCCCCCCTTACGCTCGCCGACCTGACTCGACAAATCCGCCTGGAAAATAACATCCTGCGAATACATGGCCATCGGTTTTTTTTCCAATTCACTGCCGATAATATCGCGGGTTTTGCTGTGTGGCCCATCAGCCCCAATCAGATATGCAGCTTCAACCAATTCTTCTTCGCCTGATTTCACATTGCGAATGGTAAGAGTTACCTCTTCATCTCCTTGTTTTATGTTCAAAGCTTCTGTTTCAAAGCGACAGTCAATTATCTCTTTTTGGCGCACTAGTTTTAAAAGCTCAACTTCCACATAATCCTGACAAGTCATGACCGGAAGGCAGGGGCTAACCGCATTCGGCACGGTATGAAAAGAGGGGCTGGCAATAGACGTACATTCCCTATTGAGAAGCGAGACGCTCCAGCGATTGAAAGCGGTCCAGTCGGGTCCGAGGCCAGTTTGCTCAACCTCTTTTTCAATGCCGAAACTGCGCATCATTTCCATTGTATTCACATCAACAAAGCGCGACCGTGGATGCGGGTTCAACTCGCTGCGCCTCTCGAGAATCAATGTTTTGATGCCATGTTGCGCCAATAGAAGTGCGCATGAAAGGCCAATTGGCCCGCAACCAATTATACAGACCGGTATTGAAATCATCCCTTGGCTTCTGGGGTGAAACTGACAGGCATGTTCATTATTGTATGGAACCAGATAGACCGTAGCGGGTTATTAATTTTTCCGTTGGGTTTTATATCCGGAATACGGGCCATAATCTCCATCAACAACGTCTTTAGCTGCATATGAGCTAACCTTGCACCAAGACAGACATGCGGGCCCGTGCCGAAGGATAAATGCTTATTTGCATTGGGACGTAGAATGTCAAACCGGTCCGGATCGTCAAACACCGCAGGGTCGCGATTGGCCGCAGGATAGGAGAGATAGATTTTATCGCCCTTTTTGATTTTCTGACCGTTAATTTCCGTATCCTGAGTCGCCGTCCGGCGGAATTTAATCACCGGTGGGGCAAAGCGAAGTACTTCTTCGATGGCGTTTGGCAGATATTTTTCCGGGTCACTTTTGATCATTTCATACTGATCGGGATGTTCGTTCATCAGCCTAATGAAGTGAACTGCTGAACCGCGGGTTGTTTCGTGGCCGGCAATTGCGACAACGACAAAGAACATATTGATTTGGCCCTGCTCCAGCTTTTCACCATTAACTTCTTCATGAAGCAATATACTGAGGACTGACCCGTCTGGCTTCTGCTTTTTTACTTCGCACAGTTCTTCGCACAGAGCAAAAAGCTGAAAAGCCGCCGTGGCCTCTTCACTGTCTTGATCAAAACCCTTGGGGTTTTCCGTATCGGCGACAGCATTGCCAAGTCGAAAAACCCGCTCGCGCATTTCATCGGGGATACCCATTATTTTACAGAATGTGTAAACAGGGAGCCGCGAGGCAACATCAAAAACAAACTCGCATTGCCCTTGCGTGGCAATGTCATCAATAATTTGTTGTGCAACTGCTTTGATTTCCGGTTCAAACAACCCCAATTGCTTTGCACCAAATGGCGGCATCACCAAACGTTTCATGGCTGTATGCTGGTCGGGCTCCATACCCATCATGCTTGCTTGCTGTAGGAGAAGCTGCTCTGGCTCCCAATCCCAGATGATCGGCCCGCCCGTATGCGAGGAAAACAGTCCTTGGTCTCGCGATACATCATAGACGTCCTGATAGCTGGTCAGAACCCAAAAACCGTTTTTCATGCTAGCCCCGGGCATAGCGGGTACGTAATTTTCCGGCGGCGGATTCCAGTGTACTGGATCTTGCTCCCGCCATTGTCTGAACAGTTCAAGTGGAGGGCCTTTTTGCTCAGGTATCAAATCCGGATCAGCCAAATTGGTTTCAAATGCTAGCTCACTCATAACTCAAACCTCCTTCACTCATGGTTTAATACTCCCCCCGTGGGGCAATGGCATCTACTCTCGTCATCCATGGCTTAACGTTTTTAGTTTTCTTCAATGCGACTTCGGCCTCTTGGGCATATAGCATGGCATTGATTTGTGATATGACCGCCAAATCGGCATAGGAAAGCGCATCACCAACCAGCCAGTCGCGGCCGTCCAGCATGGCATCCAGCGCTTTAATGTGGCGCTCAGCATCTTCGACAACCTGTGCCTGCGGCTTACGCCCCAAACCCTGTGCCTGTACGATTTGTCCGACCCCAGCAAGAACTAATTCCTTCAACTGTTCTTTCGGAACACCAGGTAAGGTCTCGGAAAATTCATCCAATGCGTTAACGAGATTGTGCTCCCAGGAAAGGCGCATAGTCATTTCATAAAAATACAGACTTTCATCAGCCCAATCCTCAATCACATGTGCCATTGCAGCCTCGTGCGGATCTGTCGGAATGAGCGGTTTATTGGAATACTTACCCTCAATGTGGTGGAGGATGTCCGTGCTATCCCAAATGGCCTGCTCGTCATCTTTTATGCAGGGAAACTTCCCGGTCGGAGAAACATCCTTATATTTTCCCTCAGATGCTTTTGCGCGTTCAACCTCAATAGCATCAAATTGGATACCCTTGAAATTCATAGCGCGTCGCACCTTCTCTGTGAATGGTGATGTTTTGAACTGATAGAGTGTAATCATGATGTTGCTCCTTCATAGTTAGCAATCTGAATGGCATCAGGTGTTTTTTTGTTTTTCTCAACATACGTCCGCATGAAGTCCAAGGCAAAATCCACCTCTTCCTGTGTAATGTTTGCATGTAGGCCAGGATTGGCATGAAGACGTTTGTTGGATGAACCAAAACTGTCAAACAACGCCAGCGCATGATCGCGGTCAATCATTTCATCTTCCAATTGCATAACAAACAGAAGGGGTGCATGAACCCTTTCCGCAGATTCAAGTAACGCTGGGCCATGTGGCAGTTTGGCCGATAAACCGGCCAGTCCCAAAACAGCGACACGAAGGTCATCACGTTCCGCCAGCATTTGCGTGCCCAAAAGTGTCCCCATAGACAGGCCGAAATAGGCAAGACCCGCTCTCCCGCCTTTTAATTCCTTGCGCACGACATCAATGCCCACATGCCATTCTTCAACCATCTCATTGACCGCCTCGTGGCGCAAAAATTCAGGAATAAAAGCAGCTAACCCACCGTCATCAACTTGCCGTAGCCCATGAACTGGCCCATCAAGCGACAAAACCGGGTAACCATGCTTGGCAAAATGAGATGCCATAGAGCAAATAGGAACCTGAAACCGGTCTCCGGAAGCACCGTGACCAAAGCAAATCAGCGTATCCTTGAGTGCGGTTTCGGGTAGCCAAACAGCGCCCGTAATATCTCTTTTGCCGGATCGGTTTATTCTGAATTCCTGAACGTGCTCACCGTCGGGTGCTTTTGTTTCCCACCAGTCAATTTGCATTGGTAACAGCCTCAGTCTCATCAAAATTGGATGGAAAGGGGGGCATTCGGGTAAACAACAATGCGGCTATCACCAACCCTACAGCCGAAATAAGAATAGCCGGATTGTAACTTCCAAAGATATCAAATGCTAGACCGGTGAACAGTGGCGCAATCCCAACGCCGAATACAGTAATGCCATATAATATACCATAAATGACTCCGTAGTTTTTCAAACCAAAATACCGGGCGGCCAAATAACCGATGAGATCAATTTCCGCTCCCACCGTAAAGCCCACAGCCAAAGCTGTTATAAAGGCAAACTGGACGCCACCCAGCAATAGGGCAAGATAACCGACAGCAGCGCACAAAACCATGATGAGAGCAACGCGCGGAGCAAAATAGCGGTCAATGAGAATGCCAGTTCCTATGCGTCCGATCAGAACCGCAAGCCCGACCAAGGAAGCTGCCTGAGCAGCCTCGGGTCGGGTCATGCCATATTCTGTCATCATCGGAATGAAATGCAGAAGTAAGCCGCCAACTGATAGCGAAATCATGATGAAAGCAGCGCCGATAAGTATGAATGACCTGCTGGCGATGGCTTTCCGCCAATTCATGCCAGATTTTTGATTTGAGCCAGAATCTTTCTCTTGCTGACCATCACCGCCGACAGTGACAGGAAAATCCCTAATCAATAGGACTACAATGACTGTGCCAAGAACAACCGCATAGGCAAGTAATTGATAGCCAGCGCGCCAGCCATTTTCATCAACATAGCCTGTCAGCAATATCGGGCCAATTGTTGCTGTTAAGCCTGCTCCCAGAAGTGAGATACCCAAAGCCAGCCCGCGCGCCTTATCAAACCAGGCGTTAATTATTTTAGTAAAAACGACTGGTGTTGTACCAGCGGCAACTACGGCAATTATAATAGACAAAACATAATACTGAACTAGAGAGCCGTTCAGAAAGCTCAAACTATACTGAGCTATACCGAAAAGAATAAAAGAAAGAAATGCTATCCATCGTACCCCAAATTTATCAATAATGCGACCTGCAAGCGGCGCGGTAAACGCAAATACGCTAATGCTGAATAGCGATTGAAGCGATATTGCAGTGCGCGACCAGCCGAATTCTCCTTCCAATGGCTGCAGGAATACGCCACTCAAATAGCCGCCAATTGAAGGCGCGCAAATGACAATCCCCAAAAAACAGCCTAATAAAACCCAACCACCCTGACGAAATTCCGCTAAGGTACCTGCTTGATTGTTTGTCATAAACTTTTTCACCCATTAATTAATGGTCAAATAATACCGACTATCTTCTTGGGAAAAACAATAATATTGTTAATATTACATTTGTGATATGCCACAGTGTCTATTGCTGATTTATCTGGAGGGTTTCAGGTCGCGCTATAAGCGATGTGGGCACTCTGACCGGGTCCGCAGCGAT
Proteins encoded in this region:
- a CDS encoding SDR family oxidoreductase — translated: MKVTNKSAIVTGGASGIGLAIARELTARDCKVVIADWDAEGAKNAAEELGENALAMHFDAADIASVESLADQAWEATGGIDFVFANAGVSSNAPLLQAEAVAFDWLMNVNVRGVWATGKAFINKMIAAERTGHLTITASEHSLGLQHAGAGFYTASKHAVLGLAEVMRAELPENIGISVFCPGLVETNIYDAGRFGVLPPAPEEMKAFGAAIMSKGMAPDIVARAAVNGTEKGAFYIVTHPTAFAAAEKRFNEIKQAFDDQAPMTDHAKRYDVNTVVAEVLDELS
- a CDS encoding FAD-dependent monooxygenase, which produces MISIPVCIIGCGPIGLSCALLLAQHGIKTLILERRSELNPHPRSRFVDVNTMEMMRSFGIEKEVEQTGLGPDWTAFNRWSVSLLNRECTSIASPSFHTVPNAVSPCLPVMTCQDYVEVELLKLVRQKEIIDCRFETEALNIKQGDEEVTLTIRNVKSGEEELVEAAYLIGADGPHSKTRDIIGSELEKKPMAMYSQDVIFQADLSSQVGERKGGLLYCATPQGVLAFQPLDGVRRWRCQIFKPHENDLSKAEILSRIRLAVGDENVEIDITSIGHWQPTPGCTTKFREGRIFLAGDAAHVSLPTGGMGNNIGFAGARNLAWKLAYVLRGQAKVDILDTYEEEMKPAALKRIAHGVDTTEGMRGLIGAILTGEDTSEGKMATRRYADYDNIILGHEILSDLVAPESKDPPSVEDAVSDFIPAVRNGRRVPHIWLDDEKQKSVHDWFSDRYVLITGRSVIIERWQDCVDKLEKIFPIALRILPKTDDSGVYMDDELVLVRPDGAIVDHWRAQDIEANAEWERLIKFLPMKNSAA
- a CDS encoding cytochrome P450, producing MSELAFETNLADPDLIPEQKGPPLELFRQWREQDPVHWNPPPENYVPAMPGASMKNGFWVLTSYQDVYDVSRDQGLFSSHTGGPIIWDWEPEQLLLQQASMMGMEPDQHTAMKRLVMPPFGAKQLGLFEPEIKAVAQQIIDDIATQGQCEFVFDVASRLPVYTFCKIMGIPDEMRERVFRLGNAVADTENPKGFDQDSEEATAAFQLFALCEELCEVKKQKPDGSVLSILLHEEVNGEKLEQGQINMFFVVVAIAGHETTRGSAVHFIRLMNEHPDQYEMIKSDPEKYLPNAIEEVLRFAPPVIKFRRTATQDTEINGQKIKKGDKIYLSYPAANRDPAVFDDPDRFDILRPNANKHLSFGTGPHVCLGARLAHMQLKTLLMEIMARIPDIKPNGKINNPLRSIWFHTIMNMPVSFTPEAKG
- a CDS encoding glutathione S-transferase family protein, which gives rise to MITLYQFKTSPFTEKVRRAMNFKGIQFDAIEVERAKASEGKYKDVSPTGKFPCIKDDEQAIWDSTDILHHIEGKYSNKPLIPTDPHEAAMAHVIEDWADESLYFYEMTMRLSWEHNLVNALDEFSETLPGVPKEQLKELVLAGVGQIVQAQGLGRKPQAQVVEDAERHIKALDAMLDGRDWLVGDALSYADLAVISQINAMLYAQEAEVALKKTKNVKPWMTRVDAIAPRGEY
- a CDS encoding MFS transporter, which encodes MKKFMTNNQAGTLAEFRQGGWVLLGCFLGIVICAPSIGGYLSGVFLQPLEGEFGWSRTAISLQSLFSISVFAFTAPLAGRIIDKFGVRWIAFLSFILFGIAQYSLSFLNGSLVQYYVLSIIIAVVAAGTTPVVFTKIINAWFDKARGLALGISLLGAGLTATIGPILLTGYVDENGWRAGYQLLAYAVVLGTVIVVLLIRDFPVTVGGDGQQEKDSGSNQKSGMNWRKAIASRSFILIGAAFIMISLSVGGLLLHFIPMMTEYGMTRPEAAQAASLVGLAVLIGRIGTGILIDRYFAPRVALIMVLCAAVGYLALLLGGVQFAFITALAVGFTVGAEIDLIGYLAARYFGLKNYGVIYGILYGITVFGVGIAPLFTGLAFDIFGSYNPAILISAVGLVIAALLFTRMPPFPSNFDETEAVTNAN